A genomic stretch from Campylobacter lari subsp. concheus includes:
- the cmoB gene encoding tRNA 5-methoxyuridine(34)/uridine 5-oxyacetic acid(34) synthase CmoB: MHNNALLKQVLKHPLYEKIQKLSTKIQNSNYLINESFDIFCDKSLDNKIKDIALELKPWRKGPFKINNLFIDTEWQSFIKFNILKPYMQEIKGKVVADIGCNNGYYMFKMLEFNPSKLIGFDPSIKYYLQFLLLNSIAKTPIQYELLGVADVPNYGVKFDVIFCLGVIYHRSDPIAMLKQLKQSLNKDGIVFLDTMYIEDEREIALIPQKTYSKIPNIFFIPSILGLRNWCYRAGFSEFEVIATKQTDFEEQRKTQWIDSYSLDQFLDKNDSNLTCEGYEAPKRVYVKLKV, translated from the coding sequence ATGCACAATAATGCTTTATTAAAGCAAGTTTTAAAACATCCTTTATATGAAAAAATTCAAAAACTTAGCACAAAAATTCAAAACTCAAATTATCTTATAAACGAAAGTTTTGATATTTTTTGCGATAAAAGCTTAGATAATAAGATTAAAGACATTGCCTTAGAATTAAAACCTTGGCGTAAAGGACCTTTTAAAATCAATAATTTGTTCATAGATACAGAGTGGCAAAGTTTTATTAAATTTAATATATTAAAGCCTTATATGCAAGAAATCAAAGGTAAAGTGGTTGCGGATATTGGCTGTAATAATGGTTACTATATGTTTAAAATGCTTGAATTTAATCCTTCAAAACTCATAGGTTTTGATCCTTCTATTAAGTATTATTTGCAATTTTTACTTTTAAACTCTATTGCAAAAACTCCTATACAATATGAGCTTTTGGGTGTGGCTGATGTACCAAATTATGGCGTAAAATTTGATGTGATTTTTTGTCTTGGTGTAATTTATCATCGTAGTGATCCTATAGCCATGCTAAAACAACTCAAGCAATCTTTAAATAAAGACGGCATAGTCTTTTTAGATACTATGTATATAGAAGATGAAAGAGAAATTGCACTTATTCCTCAAAAAACTTATTCAAAAATACCAAATATTTTTTTCATTCCGTCGATATTGGGTTTAAGAAATTGGTGTTATAGAGCTGGATTTAGTGAATTTGAAGTTATAGCAACTAAGCAAACTGATTTTGAAGAACAAAGAAAAACACAATGGATTGATTCTTATTCTTTAGATCAATTTTTAGATAAAAATGACTCAAATTTAACTTGTGAAGGCTATGAAGCACCAAAAAGAGTTTATGTTAAATTAAAGGTGTAA
- a CDS encoding flagellin, which translates to MKIGDIGTTQQNHYLNQAQKSQEKALENIAAMRAIDGSDGANLAIADSLRSQYSTIDQGILNAYDSVGVLQIADSTLNNISATADRLNELSVRSNNAALNDRQKSMLNTEANKLISSINDAFSNATFNGKNVFQSMDFVVGSGVESINLNQPSTANLSLENQNGIRDFQDQVGSLRADIGAGINAIHSNINSSLQTSINTKEAESKLQNNDLAQNINDFNTNYLKENAFLFANAHSNVMLQTKLASLLQ; encoded by the coding sequence ATGAAAATAGGCGATATAGGAACAACTCAACAAAACCATTACTTAAATCAAGCGCAAAAAAGCCAAGAAAAAGCTTTAGAAAATATAGCCGCAATGCGTGCTATAGATGGGAGCGATGGAGCAAATTTAGCCATAGCTGACTCTTTAAGAAGTCAGTATAGCACCATAGATCAAGGTATTTTAAATGCTTATGATTCAGTAGGTGTTTTACAAATTGCTGATTCAACATTAAATAACATCTCAGCTACTGCAGATAGACTTAACGAACTTTCAGTACGCTCAAATAATGCTGCATTAAATGATAGACAAAAAAGCATGTTAAATACTGAAGCAAATAAACTTATAAGTTCAATCAATGATGCATTTTCAAATGCGACTTTTAATGGAAAAAATGTATTCCAAAGTATGGATTTTGTTGTTGGATCTGGGGTTGAAAGCATTAATTTAAATCAACCAAGCACAGCAAACTTAAGCCTTGAAAACCAAAATGGAATTCGCGATTTCCAAGATCAAGTAGGTTCTTTACGCGCAGATATTGGTGCTGGGATCAATGCTATCCATTCTAACATCAACTCATCTTTACAAACTAGCATTAACACTAAAGAAGCTGAAAGTAAATTACAAAATAATGACTTAGCACAAAATATCAATGATTTTAATACAAATTACCTAAAAGAAAATGCGTTTTTGTTTGCAAATGCTCACTCAAATGTAATGCTACAAACTAAATTAGCAAGCCTACTTCAATAA
- a CDS encoding DUF4149 domain-containing protein: protein MKSIYLFLLASLIGIEISIGVFLAPTIFYPAKFIGEGVLTHFQSGLLMTHIFVQFGYVLLGVGVLSILMEIFSFKDKNLTFKINFSKFMLSLIILALSLLFVFYFTAYVLEVQSLGEEATKTQEFIKIHGASEVVMKIIMLSQVILFFLNFKTKK from the coding sequence ATGAAATCAATATATTTATTTTTACTAGCAAGTTTAATTGGGATTGAAATTAGCATAGGTGTATTTTTAGCTCCGACTATATTTTATCCTGCTAAATTCATAGGCGAAGGAGTTTTAACTCATTTTCAAAGCGGACTTTTAATGACACACATTTTTGTACAATTTGGTTATGTTTTGCTAGGTGTGGGTGTTTTATCTATTTTAATGGAAATTTTCTCATTTAAGGATAAAAATTTAACTTTTAAAATAAATTTTTCAAAATTCATGCTTTCTTTAATCATTTTGGCACTAAGTTTGCTTTTTGTATTTTACTTCACTGCTTATGTTTTAGAAGTACAAAGTTTAGGAGAAGAAGCAACTAAGACTCAAGAATTTATAAAAATTCATGGTGCGAGTGAAGTTGTGATGAAAATTATCATGTTATCACAAGTAATTTTATTTTTTTTAAATTTTAAAACAAAAAAATGA
- a CDS encoding HemK/PrmC family methyltransferase: MSIKQALKQAYTKDPTHKEYILFILCELLQKDRAWIFLNPEFQIDEKVFLEYVDRFLNGEPFEYLFQKTQFYGLDFFIEKGVLIPRFDSEILLERCLEILDYNSFKNILEIGFGSGILSICLAKLKQIFIQACDINPKALELAKKNADFHNVSNLIDFQLCDFKNMQGNFDFIFSNPPYIKNDYPLDKWVQNEPHNALFGGDKGWEILYEIILFAKNHNTKVLACEFGYDQKVILNKILEENDFKATFYQDYNGFDRAFVAWNLKN; the protein is encoded by the coding sequence ATTTCAATCAAACAGGCTTTAAAGCAAGCTTACACAAAAGATCCTACTCACAAAGAATATATACTTTTTATTCTTTGTGAGCTTTTGCAAAAAGATAGGGCTTGGATTTTTTTAAATCCTGAATTTCAAATCGATGAAAAAGTTTTTTTAGAATATGTAGATAGGTTTTTAAATGGCGAGCCTTTTGAATATTTATTTCAAAAAACGCAGTTTTATGGTTTGGATTTTTTTATTGAAAAAGGTGTTTTAATACCACGTTTTGATAGTGAAATATTACTTGAAAGATGCTTAGAAATTTTAGATTATAACTCTTTTAAAAATATACTTGAGATCGGCTTTGGAAGTGGAATTTTAAGCATTTGCCTAGCAAAGTTAAAGCAAATTTTTATACAAGCTTGCGATATTAATCCAAAAGCATTGGAACTTGCTAAAAAAAATGCAGATTTTCATAATGTTTCAAATTTGATTGATTTTCAACTTTGTGATTTTAAAAATATGCAAGGAAATTTTGACTTTATTTTTTCCAATCCACCTTATATTAAAAATGACTATCCTTTAGATAAATGGGTGCAAAATGAACCGCATAATGCTTTATTTGGCGGGGATAAAGGTTGGGAAATTTTATATGAAATTATCCTTTTTGCCAAAAATCATAACACAAAAGTCTTAGCATGTGAGTTTGGTTATGATCAAAAAGTAATTTTAAATAAAATTTTAGAAGAAAACGATTTTAAAGCTACTTTTTATCAAGATTATAATGGATTTGATAGAGCCTTTGTTGCATGGAATTTAAAAAATTAG